The region TCCTGAGCATCTTTCATACTTTCAGAGAGCTTCTTTTTCAGCTCCTCAACCCTTTCTTCAAAACCTTTCAGTTCACCTTTAAGCCTTGATATCTCATTTATCTTGTTTTGGATATCCTTTAGCTCTTTCTCTTTCTCCTCGTACTGGTGTGCTATCTTCCCTAATCTTTCCTTCAGTTTTTTTCTCTCTTCAATCTCGTCTATCTTTTCCTTCAGGGCTTTAAATCTTTCATTCTCCTTTTCTAAATTTCTAAAAAGCTCAATGATCCTTTCTACCTTTTCATATCTTTCAACAAAAGGTCTGAGTGTACTCAGCTCTTTCTCTTTATTCTTTATATCATCAAGCTCTTCCTGTCTTGTTTTTATGATTCTTTCATGGTTCTTTATCTTTTCCTCAAGAATACCAATTCTGTGTTTTGTTCTCAGTATCTCTTCTTTTTCTTTTATATACTTTTCAAATCTGTCTTTAAGATAGGATATCTTCTTTTCTATCTCATCCTTCTTTTTTTCAATAATCTTTTTATCTTTTTCCTTTTTTCCCTTTTCCTCCTTTAACTTTTCAAGATCCTTCTGGATCTCGTGAATGTCTGGAAGGGCAGAGCTTATATACTTTATCTGGGATTCTAAAGCTCTTCTCTTTTCAGCTGCATGTTCCGATATTATCTGGTAAAGGGTCATATCAAGTATCTCTTCAAAAAGTTTAGCCCTTTCCCTGGGCTTCATCTCTATAAGGCTCTCTATATCCCCCTGTCTGATGAGAACAGATGAGAAGAATGTTTTCAGAGTAAGACCTGTCAGTTTTGGGATCTCCTTTGATATATTTTTCTGGTAGTAAGGAAGGAATCTCTCCCCTCTTTTTTTAAAAACCGTTCCTGATGATACAGCCTTTTTACCTTTAATAGATACAACCCTTTCTATCCTGTATGTTTCCCCACCTTTTATAAAATCAAGCTCCACCTTCGCTTCGTTCTTTCCCCACTGGACGATATCCTGAAGGTTTCCCTTTGATGTTTTTCCGTAGAGTGCGTAGGATATACCTTCAATTATTGAGCTTTTACCTGCTCCGTTTTCTCCTATAAATACTGTTATACCTTTATCCGGGAAGTTTATCTCAGTTTCTGTATGTGTCAGAAAATTCTTAAGGTATATCCTTTTTAAAATCATTTACTGACCTGTTTTCCAAGCTTTTTCTCAACAGACTCTATCTTCTGTTTTAGCCTTCCAGATTTTCCTTTCCTTATATCAAACTTAACTACAGAGTATACCCTGTTACAGTCTTTTTCAAGCTGTTTGTAAGCCTGATCTATTATCTTTAAGGCCTCTTCCATTGTTTCTACCTCAAAAACCGTTCCCATAGGTGTGAGCTTGTAGTTTACACCGCTTTCATCTATCATCTTTATTATTCTGCTTACGTAAGGGCTTACGCTCTCACCTTTATCAGTAGGAAACATGGCAAACTCAACAAGTACCGACATATTTCTCACCTCTTTTTTCTATAATTTTAACAGAAGGTATATAATTAGTTTAGATTTAATGGAGGAAAAGTTTTGATAGTAAAGATAGAGAAGCTTGTTTACGGTGGAAAAGGTATAGGTAAGTTAGATGGAAGGGTCTGTTTTGTCCCGTTTGTCCTTCCTGATGAAGAGGTTGAGGTTGAGATAAAAAAGGAAAAGAAAAGTTTTATAGAGTGTGAACCTTTAAGTATTGTTGAAAAAAGTCCTTTCAGGACAGATCCACCATGCAGATATTTCAGGTACTGTGGAGGGTGTGATTACCAGCATATCACCTATGAAAAGCAGGTTGAGATAAAAGCTGAAATCCTTTTAGAAACATTAAACAGGATAGGCAGGCTAAATATAGACAGGATAGATAAGATATACCCTTCAAAAAAGCCTTTTAACTACAGAAACAGAACTCAACTGAAGATAAGAGGGGAGAAGATAGGATTTTATATGAGGGAGAGCAGACAGATCATAAATATAGACAGCTGTCTTCTCCTTAAAGAGGATATTAACGGTATGATTTCAGGTGTGAGGGAGATCTTAAAATTTCTTATTTTTCAGCCTGAGCAGGTACATATATACTCATCATCAGATGGGGAAGCTCTTGTTAAGTTTGTTTACCAAAAAAGGGTCAGGAGATTCCCTTTAGGTCTAAAACATCTTAGATCTTTCTTAAGTGAAAAACTAAAAGGTGCCGGTATATACCACAGAAAGGACGATCTGCTAAAAAGGGATGTACTCCTTGGAGAGAGCTATATTTACGAAGAGTACGGAGGTATAAAGTTCAGGGTCTCAATGGACTCCTTCTTTCAGGTAAATGTCTACCAGGTTGAAAATCTACTTGATGCTGTCTTACAGAATATTGGAGATCATGAGAAGGCTGTTGATCTTTTCTGCGGTGTTGGAACTTTAACACTCCCTTCTGCCAGATATATAAAGGAGATATACGGTATTGAGTCAAACCCTTATGCCGTTAATGACGCAAACCACAACAGAAAGCTTAACAGGATAAAGAATGCTAAATTTTTTAGAATGGATGCAAACAGATCAGGTGGTTTTATAGCTGAGTTAAAGCCAGATCTTGTTATAATTGATCCTCCCAGAACGGGAGTTTCAGATGATCTTGTGAGAACATTCCTGGATACAGATTCTATAAAGAGGATAATCTATGTATCATGTAATCCTTCAACACTTGCAAGGGATCTAGGTTATCTTAAAGAGAGATACTCTGTAGAAAAGGTGTACATGATAGATATGTTCCCACAGACATACCATATAGAGTCTGTTGTGGTATTGCAAAAAATGAAATAAATCATAAATTTAGCCGATTATAATTGTGATATACTTAATTAAAATCTCAGAGGTTTTAAAAGTGGAAAAACCTTTTAACTGGAGAAAGATTAAATAAAAATGGAAGGCAACAGTCCTCCCTTACTTAAGGTGGAAAACCTATCAAAAAAATATCTTATAAAGAAAACTCTTTTTCACAAAGAGTATTTCACAGCTGTTGACAGGGTCTCTTTTGATATAAATTATGGTGAGATCCTTGGTGTCGTTGGTGAGTCTGGAAGTGGAAAATCAACTATTGGAAAGCTTGTTCTCAAACTTATCCAGAAGGATGAGGGGAGCATACTTTTTAAGGGTAAAGATATATACAGTATGAACAGAAAGGAGGAAAAGATATTCAGGAAGGAGAGTTCTGTTGTTTTTCAGGACCCAAGGACATCACTGAATCCAAGACTTACAGTTTATAAGATAATTGAGGAGCCTTTAATAGTTCATGGTGTTGAAAGAAAAGAGAGGGAAGAGAGGATTATTAAGGCTATAAATGATGCCGGTCTGGATGAGACTTTCTTGAGCAGATACCCTTCAGAGCTTTCAGGGGGACAGAGGCAGAGAGTTGCTATAGCAAGAGCTATAGTCCTTGATCCTGATCTGATAGTTGCAGATGAACCGACATCTGCACTTGATGTTTCTGTTCAGCTCCAGATAATAAAGCTTCTTGAGAAACTTAAAAAACAGAGAAATATAAGTCTTATGTTTATCTCGCACGATCTGAACGTTGTTGGAAATATAGCTGACAGGATCGTTGTTTTATACAGAGGTAAGATAATGGAAAAGGGAAACACTGCGGATATAATAAAGAATCCTAAACATCCTTACACGAAAATACTTTTTGATAGTCTCCCACCTGATCATCCATCACACAGAAAGGATCTTAAAAAGATACCTGAGATAGAAAGGGAGGATATAAAAGGAGGCTGTCTTTTCTACCATAGATGTCCTGTAGCGGAGGATATATGCAGGAAGGAACCGGATATAAAGAAAATCAATGGAAGGGAGGTCTACTGCCACTTTGTTTGAAACTGAAGTTCTTATAAGTTTTCTTCTGATATTTATACTCCTTATACTGTCAGCATTCTTTGCAGCCATTGAGTCCTCATTTTTTTCTATGGACTGGCTTAAGATAAAAAGGATGGCAAAGGAGGGTAATAAGGCTGCAAAGGTTGCAGATTACATAAGATCAAGGCCAAAGGAGCTTGTAACAACATTCCTTATAGGAAATGAGCTTGTAAATATAACAGCATCTGCGATCATGTCAGGTCTTGTTATTGAGCATCTTGGAGAGGCGTACCTTTTTGTTGCTATTATAACAATGACGGTTCTTATACTCACCTTCGGTGAGATAACACCGAAAACTATAGGTGCTTACTATCCGGAGAGATATGCCCTTTTTGCCTCAAGACCCTTTTACGCATTTTATATAGCTGTAACACCGTTCAGAATAATATTTATGAAGTCCGCTGAGTATTTCCTTAAGAAGATGGGTCTTGAGCTTCCCGTTGAGAGTCACAAGCTTTCAGAGGACGATCTCATATCAATTGTAAACATCGGAACTGAGAAAAAGATATTCACAGAAGAGGAGAAGGAAATTATAGAGGCAACCCTCCAGCTTCATGAGACAGCTGTAAGTGAGATAATGACACCAAGGAGGGATATATTTGCCATACCTAAAGGGCTTACTGTGAGGGAGGTTCTTGAGCTAATAAAGGAGAAGGATTACAGCAGGATACCCGTTTATGAAGGTAATCTGGATAACATAATCGGGATACTTTACATAAAGGATATAATCTTCCTTAAGTTTGAGGGTAAGGAAGAGAAGATAGACAGATTTTTGAGAGAACCTTACTTCGTTCCAGAGTTTACACCTCTTTTAAACCTTATGAAAAAGTTTGAGGAGAAGAAGAATCATATGGCTATTGTTGTTGATGAGCACGGAACTGTGGTGGGGCTTGTAACATTCCAGGACATTCTTGAGTTCATAGTAGGCGATATTCCTGAGGAGTATGAACCTGAAGAGCCTTTCATAAAACAGATATCCATGAATAAATGGGAGGTATCTGGAAAAATTGAGGTTGAGATACTTGAAGAGGTTGTGGGTATAAAGCTGCCAGACGATTACGAGTTTGATACTGTAGGTGGTTTTATACTTGATGTTTTAAAGAGATTCCCTGAGGAGGGAGAGGAGTTTGTTTACGAGAACTATAAATTCAGGATACTGAAGATGGAAAGTAACCGTATAATCTCCGTTCTGATAGAGAAACTACCAGAAACTGTTAAAGAGGAAGAGGAAAGTAATGTTTAGTTATCTTATAGCTATCGCTTTTTTCCTTATTCTTGAGGGTTTTTTCTCAGGATCTGAGCTTGCCCTTTTCTCTGTTAACAGAACAAGGCTGAAATATCTTGCAAAAAATGGAAATAAAAGGGCAAAAAAGGTTTATACCGCTCTTGAGAAAAGGTTTGATGAGTATGTAGCAACATGTCTTATAGGGACAACTCTGAGCATTGTTACTATAACAGCTCTTTTTGTGAGCTTCCTTCACGAGTTTTCCACAGTAATGCCTCTTATACACTCAAAGGAGGAGCTTTTTGCGGAGGCTATTATCGTTTTTACACTTCTATTTGGTGAGATAATACCTAAAAGTGTTTTCCAGCATTACGCTGACAGACTTATATTCTTTCTTATACCTGCTATAGAGTTCTTCAGGAAACTGCTCTATCCTTTACTGCTCATAGCAAAGGTTATAACAAGAGTGGTTTTCTTCATATTCAGACTTGAGGAGAAAAAGGATAAGATACTTACAAGGGAGGAGCTTTTAGATGCTCTCATCTTAGAATCTGAGGGGATAGAGGAGTTTGAGAAAAAGATCGTTGTAAATGTTCTTATATTTGAGGAGAGAAGGCTGAGTGAGATTGTTGTTCCACTCTCAGATGTTGTTGCTGTAGAGTATTCATCAAAGGTTATAGATATAATCCAGACATTTAAGGATACAGGATACTCAAGGATACCTGTTTATAAAAAGAGGATAGACCAGATAACAGGTGTTGTTAGATCTTATGATATAGCTGATGCAAAGCCTGATGATCCTATACAGAAGTATGTAAGACCTATAAGGTATGTTCCAGAGTTCACAAGTCTTCCAAATGTTCTTAAAGGTTTCAAACAGTTTAAGGATCATATGGTTGTTGTTGTTGATGAGAGAGGAGCAACAATGGGGATAATAACCCTTGAGGATGTTCTTGAGGAGATTGTTGGTGAGATAAGGGATGAGTTCTCAAAAAGGGAAAAGAGAATGATAAAAAGACAGATAAAAGACAAGCTTATAGTTGATGGAAGAATGGAGATAAAGGAGATAGAAACACTTGTAGGTGAGAAATTCCCAAAAGGCCCGTACGAGACTGTAGGTGGGCTTATAATATACCATCTTGGAAGAATGCCTAAGAAAAGGGAGAGGATCGTTATAGGTTCTGTAAGATTTACAGTTTTAAAAACAAATGTTAGAAGAGTTCAGGAAGTTTTAATTGAGAAGATTGAGACTACAAGGAAGAAAGTGAAATTAAATGGAGCGAGAGACGGGACTTGAACCCGCGACCCCTTCCTTGGCAAGGAAGTGCTCTACCAACTGAGCTACTCTCGCTCATTGTAGGGAAAAATATTATATGCATATCATCTTTATCTGTCAAGTTTTTTCAGGCATTTTCATTGTGAAGATCATTAGGAGCCATACAAATGTTAAAGCTCCTGTGAAAAGGAATACCATATCAAACCCATATTTTAAGAGAAATCCACCAACAGCACCTCCTACAAAGGCTCCAAGGAACTGTGATGTATTGAAAACACCTGAAGCTGTCCCCTTCACATGGGGCTTTGCATATCTGCTCATAAGAGATGGCATTATAGGCTCAAGTATCATAAATCCTGTAAAGTAAACTATTATTGATATCACAGCAGGAACAAAACTGCTCTCAAACTGTATAAACATACCAAAGGATATTATAAGGACAATAACTCCTAATATCTTTACCTCTTTTATAAGCCCTTTTTTCTCAGCTATTATCGTTGTTGGAACCATAAATGTCAGACCTACAAGAAACATAACAAGGTAAACCTTCCAGAGATCCTCAACATCCATAAACTGTTTCAGTATAAGTGGTGCTGATGTGAAAACAGCTGTAAGACCCATATGGAGAGTGAACATACCGAAGTCCATCTTAAGAAGGTTAGGATCTCTCAGTACTGTTCCAAGATATGAGCTTGTAAACTCAGCATCATCATGGTGAACCACTCTCTCAGGTCTTGGAAGTCCCCATATTATGTAAGGCAGGGAGAATAAAGCGAGTAAAGCTGTAAAGAGAAAAACGCCTCCAAGACCAAGATGGGAAGCAAGATAAGGACCTAAAACCATACCGAAGGCAAAGGACATTCCTATTGATGCACCAATCGTTGCCATAGCTCTCGTTCTTATATTTTCCCTTGTAAGATCAGCTATCAGAGCTATAACAACTGATGATACAGCACCCATACCCTGAAGGAATCTTCCAGCTATTAAAAGCCATATATCCTCCTGGTAAGATGCGTATGCTGCGAGAACACTTCCAAGAATAAATATAACAGTTGAAAAAATGAGAATAGGTATCCTTCCTATCTTGTCTGATAGAAGACCGTAAGGAATCTGGAATATAGCCTGTGTAAGTCCGTATGCTCCTATAGCAATACCAACAAGAAATGATGTTGCTCCCGGAAATTTATGTGCATATATACTCAGAACAGGTAGAACAAGAAAAAGTCCAAGCATTCTGAGGGAGAATATACCTGCAAGTCCGACTGTAGCTTTTTTCTCCTGGTATGTAAACTCCTTATCTATCAATCTGACCCTCCTTTTGATTTTCAGATAATATTAGTTCACACTAACCTTATCTTGTATGACCATCTTCAGATATTTTCTTAAGGACTATATATCTTCTTTCCGGATAACCTTCAAATCTTAGACTGACCGTAAAAGGTCTCAGTTCCTCTTCAACCTTCTTTCCCTTCATAATGATAAGGTATCCTCCCACCTTGAGGATATCCTTGCCCCATCTCATAACATCAAATGTCTCCCCTGTAGCCCTGCTCAGAACAATATCAAACCTTTCCTCAACCTCTTCAGATCTTTTACAGATAACTTTGTAATCAACTGATATCTCTTTTTTTAGCATCTCAAGGAATATACATTTCTTGCCTACAGACTCTATAAGGTAAAGATCTATCTTTTCACCGTAGTATATCTTTACAGGAACTCCTGGAAATCCAGCACCTGCTCCAAGATCTGCAACTTTTTTACCTTCTACATTTATCCCTTCTTTCTCAAAAAGTTTTACAAGTGTGAGGCTGTCAAAGAAATGTTTTGTTATTATCTCCTCTTTTCTTCTTACAGAGGTTAGATTGTAAACCCTGTTCCATTTTGAGAGCATATTAAGGTATATCTCAAACTTTTTAAGCTGATCATCTGATAAAAAGATACCGTTTTTTTCGCAAAGATCCTTCAGTTTTTCTATCATTTTAAAACTTTACCTGTTTTTATGTAGAATATGTACAGATCAAGTTCTGCAAGTGAAATTCCAAGTTCTCCAGAAAGATCCTCAAGTGCCTCTTCACACTCAAGGTATACCTTTTTTGTTATTGTCTTCCTTGGTTTTACAATGCCTTTTTCAAATAAAAATCTTGATATATGCCTGTCTATTATGGCTACATCCTCAAAACCTGTATTCCTTAGAAAATGGCTTGCCTCCTTGTATCCGTAACCGTATATCTCTTTTACAAGTATATCTCTCGCCTCCTTTCCTGATTTTATCTTTACCGCTTTCTCTATAATATCCATCTTATCCCTGAGCATCACTATCCTTTCAGCCCTCTGTCTTGCAAATCTGTGACCTTTTTTTCTTATTATCTGAAATAGATCATCTGTGGAAAGTTTCTTAAATCCTTCTATACCAACTTCTTTCTGGATTTTAATACCGAGTGCTGCTGATGAGTTTGCTGTGAGTATGCAGAATGAAGCCTCTGAGAATATATCAGCCCTGTAAGGATCTATATCTAAGAAAGGTCTGAAATCAAACTCTGTTAAACCCTTTTCCTTTAGATTTCTAAACTGGGCTATTCTTTTATCTACGTGATCCTTGACGGAATTAACAGCCTCTTTTATCTCATGTAGAGGTGGTATCAACTCTCCTTTTTCTCCGCTATATTGTAGCCGTTTAAAAATATACCGTCAGAATCTATAAATATGTTGTGGAGTATCTTCTTGGAGTATGAAAGCTTTACAGGCCTGTTATTGAACATTATAACAAGATCCTTTGGATTTCCTACAGTTTCTATCTTGATTTTATCTTTGAATGTTATGCTCTTTTTTTCACCTTTTTTCAGTTTTATTATATGCTGAACATTATCAACATAAACTGTGAGCCATACATTCCCTGTTGCTTTCAGAGTTACAGATGTTGGTACTGGTCTGTTTTTATTCTGGTATGTATTTTTTTCAGCTGTCTCTTCAATACCTGTGCTGTTTAAGAACTCATAGAACTTCTGCGATCTTTCAGATCTGTCAAAACTTGCAGATAGAAGAAAGAATGTAAGTAGGAGTGATGACAGGAATGACAGCTTGAGAAATCTGAATACAAAACCTTTTCTTTCCTCTTTTTTTTCAACAGATCTTTTTTCTAACTTTTCAACCTGTTCATCAAGATCAAAGGGAACATCTAAATATATGGCTATCTGTTTTATAAGAAACCTTGCGTAAGGTTCTTTATTTATATAATCTGGATCTTCCTCAAGCCTCTCTATAATATCAACAGGAATCTTTGTTTTATCTCTCAATTTCTGGCGTGAGATACCGAGTTCCTCTCTCCTCTCTTTACATCTGCTGGCGATCTCAATTAAGGTTGACAAATCCCCTTCCTTTTCAGGTAGTTACAGAATCTATTATAAATAATGTAAAAAAAATTTACAATTTTTTAAGACTTTTTTCTCCTATTTTGGAATACTCCCTTCCAAGTTTCCCACAATGCTCAGCTCCGTAAATACGGACAGACAGCATACCTGACAGTATCTTCTCCCTGTTTGATATTAACAGCTCTTTTATTTTTTCAGGATCAAAACCCAGGCTTCCATCAGGGAGTGTATCGCTGTAAAACTCTACATAACTTTCAGCGTCAGGGTTTCCTATAATCAGGTTTGTTGATTCTGAATCTGGAATAAAGTCAGCCTCAAGCTGTAGCTCAATCTTTGCATCCTGAGGTATGCTGTTATCTGTTATAAAAACAGGATCAGTAAACAATCTCGGCTTTTTTAACGATTCTGCTTCTGGGTTATCAGTTATCCATATCTGAACATTTCCCTTATTAAGGTTCAGCACTACTTTATCCTCTTCTTCATAAGACCTTGCGACTTTTGCCCTTAAAACACTTTT is a window of Persephonella marina EX-H1 DNA encoding:
- a CDS encoding N-glycosylase/DNA lyase, coding for MIPPLHEIKEAVNSVKDHVDKRIAQFRNLKEKGLTEFDFRPFLDIDPYRADIFSEASFCILTANSSAALGIKIQKEVGIEGFKKLSTDDLFQIIRKKGHRFARQRAERIVMLRDKMDIIEKAVKIKSGKEARDILVKEIYGYGYKEASHFLRNTGFEDVAIIDRHISRFLFEKGIVKPRKTITKKVYLECEEALEDLSGELGISLAELDLYIFYIKTGKVLK
- a CDS encoding hemolysin family protein, coding for MFETEVLISFLLIFILLILSAFFAAIESSFFSMDWLKIKRMAKEGNKAAKVADYIRSRPKELVTTFLIGNELVNITASAIMSGLVIEHLGEAYLFVAIITMTVLILTFGEITPKTIGAYYPERYALFASRPFYAFYIAVTPFRIIFMKSAEYFLKKMGLELPVESHKLSEDDLISIVNIGTEKKIFTEEEKEIIEATLQLHETAVSEIMTPRRDIFAIPKGLTVREVLELIKEKDYSRIPVYEGNLDNIIGILYIKDIIFLKFEGKEEKIDRFLREPYFVPEFTPLLNLMKKFEEKKNHMAIVVDEHGTVVGLVTFQDILEFIVGDIPEEYEPEEPFIKQISMNKWEVSGKIEVEILEEVVGIKLPDDYEFDTVGGFILDVLKRFPEEGEEFVYENYKFRILKMESNRIISVLIEKLPETVKEEEESNV
- a CDS encoding MTH1187 family thiamine-binding protein yields the protein MSVLVEFAMFPTDKGESVSPYVSRIIKMIDESGVNYKLTPMGTVFEVETMEEALKIIDQAYKQLEKDCNRVYSVVKFDIRKGKSGRLKQKIESVEKKLGKQVSK
- a CDS encoding helix-turn-helix domain-containing protein, coding for MSTLIEIASRCKERREELGISRQKLRDKTKIPVDIIERLEEDPDYINKEPYARFLIKQIAIYLDVPFDLDEQVEKLEKRSVEKKEERKGFVFRFLKLSFLSSLLLTFFLLSASFDRSERSQKFYEFLNSTGIEETAEKNTYQNKNRPVPTSVTLKATGNVWLTVYVDNVQHIIKLKKGEKKSITFKDKIKIETVGNPKDLVIMFNNRPVKLSYSKKILHNIFIDSDGIFLNGYNIAEKKES
- a CDS encoding class I SAM-dependent RNA methyltransferase, producing the protein MIVKIEKLVYGGKGIGKLDGRVCFVPFVLPDEEVEVEIKKEKKSFIECEPLSIVEKSPFRTDPPCRYFRYCGGCDYQHITYEKQVEIKAEILLETLNRIGRLNIDRIDKIYPSKKPFNYRNRTQLKIRGEKIGFYMRESRQIINIDSCLLLKEDINGMISGVREILKFLIFQPEQVHIYSSSDGEALVKFVYQKRVRRFPLGLKHLRSFLSEKLKGAGIYHRKDDLLKRDVLLGESYIYEEYGGIKFRVSMDSFFQVNVYQVENLLDAVLQNIGDHEKAVDLFCGVGTLTLPSARYIKEIYGIESNPYAVNDANHNRKLNRIKNAKFFRMDANRSGGFIAELKPDLVIIDPPRTGVSDDLVRTFLDTDSIKRIIYVSCNPSTLARDLGYLKERYSVEKVYMIDMFPQTYHIESVVVLQKMK
- a CDS encoding MFS transporter, translated to MIDKEFTYQEKKATVGLAGIFSLRMLGLFLVLPVLSIYAHKFPGATSFLVGIAIGAYGLTQAIFQIPYGLLSDKIGRIPILIFSTVIFILGSVLAAYASYQEDIWLLIAGRFLQGMGAVSSVVIALIADLTRENIRTRAMATIGASIGMSFAFGMVLGPYLASHLGLGGVFLFTALLALFSLPYIIWGLPRPERVVHHDDAEFTSSYLGTVLRDPNLLKMDFGMFTLHMGLTAVFTSAPLILKQFMDVEDLWKVYLVMFLVGLTFMVPTTIIAEKKGLIKEVKILGVIVLIISFGMFIQFESSFVPAVISIIVYFTGFMILEPIMPSLMSRYAKPHVKGTASGVFNTSQFLGAFVGGAVGGFLLKYGFDMVFLFTGALTFVWLLMIFTMKMPEKT
- the rsmG gene encoding 16S rRNA (guanine(527)-N(7))-methyltransferase RsmG, with protein sequence MIEKLKDLCEKNGIFLSDDQLKKFEIYLNMLSKWNRVYNLTSVRRKEEIITKHFFDSLTLVKLFEKEGINVEGKKVADLGAGAGFPGVPVKIYYGEKIDLYLIESVGKKCIFLEMLKKEISVDYKVICKRSEEVEERFDIVLSRATGETFDVMRWGKDILKVGGYLIIMKGKKVEEELRPFTVSLRFEGYPERRYIVLKKISEDGHTR
- a CDS encoding hemolysin family protein, whose product is MFSYLIAIAFFLILEGFFSGSELALFSVNRTRLKYLAKNGNKRAKKVYTALEKRFDEYVATCLIGTTLSIVTITALFVSFLHEFSTVMPLIHSKEELFAEAIIVFTLLFGEIIPKSVFQHYADRLIFFLIPAIEFFRKLLYPLLLIAKVITRVVFFIFRLEEKKDKILTREELLDALILESEGIEEFEKKIVVNVLIFEERRLSEIVVPLSDVVAVEYSSKVIDIIQTFKDTGYSRIPVYKKRIDQITGVVRSYDIADAKPDDPIQKYVRPIRYVPEFTSLPNVLKGFKQFKDHMVVVVDERGATMGIITLEDVLEEIVGEIRDEFSKREKRMIKRQIKDKLIVDGRMEIKEIETLVGEKFPKGPYETVGGLIIYHLGRMPKKRERIVIGSVRFTVLKTNVRRVQEVLIEKIETTRKKVKLNGARDGT
- a CDS encoding ABC transporter ATP-binding protein is translated as MEGNSPPLLKVENLSKKYLIKKTLFHKEYFTAVDRVSFDINYGEILGVVGESGSGKSTIGKLVLKLIQKDEGSILFKGKDIYSMNRKEEKIFRKESSVVFQDPRTSLNPRLTVYKIIEEPLIVHGVERKEREERIIKAINDAGLDETFLSRYPSELSGGQRQRVAIARAIVLDPDLIVADEPTSALDVSVQLQIIKLLEKLKKQRNISLMFISHDLNVVGNIADRIVVLYRGKIMEKGNTADIIKNPKHPYTKILFDSLPPDHPSHRKDLKKIPEIEREDIKGGCLFYHRCPVAEDICRKEPDIKKINGREVYCHFV